The following proteins are encoded in a genomic region of Oncorhynchus gorbuscha isolate QuinsamMale2020 ecotype Even-year linkage group LG11, OgorEven_v1.0, whole genome shotgun sequence:
- the ppp2r2ab gene encoding serine/threonine-protein phosphatase 2A 55 kDa regulatory subunit B alpha isoform isoform X2: protein MAGGGSNDVQWCFSQVKGAIDDDVAEADIISTVEFNHSGELLATGDKGGRVVIFQQEIENKSQPQCRSEYNVYSTFQSHEPEFDYLKSLEIEEKINKIRWLPQKNAAQFLLSTNDKTIKLWKISERDKRPEGYNLKEEDGRYIDPSTVTALRVPVFRPMDLMVEASPRRVFANAHTYHINSISINSDHETYLSADDLRINLWHQEITDRSFNIVDIKPANMEELTEVITAAEFHPHQCNTFVYSSSKGTIRLCDMRASALCDTHSKLFEEPEDPSNRSFFSEIISSISDVKFSHNGRYMMTRDYLSVKIWDLNMESRPVETYQVHEYLRSKLCSLYENDCIFDKFECCWNGNDSVVMTGSYHNFFRMFDRGQRRDVTLEASREGSKPQQVLKPRKVCADGKRKKDEISVDSLDFNKKILHTAWHPQDNVIAVATTNNLYIFQDKVN, encoded by the exons CCGACATCATATCTACTGTGGAGTTCAACCACTCAGGGGAGCTGCTAGCCACAGGAGACAAAGGTGGCAGGGTAGTCATCTTTCAGCAGGAAATAGAG AATAAGAGTCAGCCACAGTGTCGTAGTGAGTACAATGTTTACAGTACTTTCCAGAGCCATGAGCCCGAGTTTGACTACTTGAAGAGTTTAGAGATCGAGGAGAAGATCAACAAAATCCGCTGGCTGCCCCAGAAGAACGCAGCTCAGTTCCTGTTGTCCACAAATG ACAAAACCATAAAGTTGTGGAAGATCAGTGAACGTGACAAGCGACCAGAGGGCTACAACCTGAAAGAGGAGGATGGACGCTACATAGACCCCAGCACTGTCACTGCACTTCGA GTGCCTGTGTTTAGACCCATGGACCTCATGGTGGAGGCGAGCCCTCGCAGGGTGTTTGCCAATGCGCACACCTACCACATCAACTCCATCTCCATCAACAGTGACCATGAGACGTATCTATCCGCAGACGACCTGCGCATCAATCTCTGGCACCAGGAGATCACAGACCGCAGCTTCA ACATTGTGGATATAAAGCCAGCCAACATGGAGGAGCTGACAGAGGTGATTACAGCAGCTGAGTTCCATCCACACCAGTGCAATACCTTTGTCTACAGCAGCAGCAAGGGCACCATCCGCCTCTGTGACATGAGGGCATCTGCACTATGTGACACGCACTCCAAAT TGTTCGAAGAGCCGGAGGACCCCAGTAACCGCTCCTTCTTCTCTGAGATAATCTCTTCCATCTCAGACGTCAAGTTCAGCCACAACGGGCGCTACATGATGACACGGGACTACCTGTCTGTCAAGATTTGGGACCTGAACATGGAGAGCAGGCCCGTGGAGACGTACCAG GTTCACGAGTACCTCAGGAGTAAGCTGTGCTCGCTCTATGAAAACGACTGCATTTTCGACAAGTTTGAGTGCTGCTGGAACGGAAATGACAG TGTGGTGATGACGGGCTCATACCACAACTTCTTCCGGATGTTTGACCGGGGCCAGAGGCGGGACGTGACCCTGGAGGCGTCCCGGGAGGGCAGTAAGCCACAGCAGGTCCTGAAGCCCCGCAAGGTGTGTGCCGACGGGAAGCGGAAGAAGGATGAGATCAGTGTAGACAGCCTGGACTTCAACAAGAAAATCCTCCACACTGCCTGGCACCCTCAGGACAATGTCATTGCTGTGGCAACCACCAACAACCTCTACATATTCCAGGACAAAGTGAACTAA
- the ppp2r2ab gene encoding serine/threonine-protein phosphatase 2A 55 kDa regulatory subunit B alpha isoform isoform X1, whose protein sequence is MAGGGSNDVQWCFSQVKGAIDDDVAEADIISTVEFNHSGELLATGDKGGRVVIFQQEIENKSQPQCRSEYNVYSTFQSHEPEFDYLKSLEIEEKINKIRWLPQKNAAQFLLSTNDKTIKLWKISERDKRPEGYNLKEEDGRYIDPSTVTALRLSRNEYCTHQQKSEDGAGPADKNKEGQFDKIQVPVFRPMDLMVEASPRRVFANAHTYHINSISINSDHETYLSADDLRINLWHQEITDRSFNIVDIKPANMEELTEVITAAEFHPHQCNTFVYSSSKGTIRLCDMRASALCDTHSKLFEEPEDPSNRSFFSEIISSISDVKFSHNGRYMMTRDYLSVKIWDLNMESRPVETYQVHEYLRSKLCSLYENDCIFDKFECCWNGNDSVVMTGSYHNFFRMFDRGQRRDVTLEASREGSKPQQVLKPRKVCADGKRKKDEISVDSLDFNKKILHTAWHPQDNVIAVATTNNLYIFQDKVN, encoded by the exons CCGACATCATATCTACTGTGGAGTTCAACCACTCAGGGGAGCTGCTAGCCACAGGAGACAAAGGTGGCAGGGTAGTCATCTTTCAGCAGGAAATAGAG AATAAGAGTCAGCCACAGTGTCGTAGTGAGTACAATGTTTACAGTACTTTCCAGAGCCATGAGCCCGAGTTTGACTACTTGAAGAGTTTAGAGATCGAGGAGAAGATCAACAAAATCCGCTGGCTGCCCCAGAAGAACGCAGCTCAGTTCCTGTTGTCCACAAATG ACAAAACCATAAAGTTGTGGAAGATCAGTGAACGTGACAAGCGACCAGAGGGCTACAACCTGAAAGAGGAGGATGGACGCTACATAGACCCCAGCACTGTCACTGCACTTCGA CTCTCTAGAAACGAGTATTGCACACACCAACAaaaatctgaagatggtgctggacCAGCTGACAAAAATAAAGAGGGACAGTTTGATAAAATCCAG GTGCCTGTGTTTAGACCCATGGACCTCATGGTGGAGGCGAGCCCTCGCAGGGTGTTTGCCAATGCGCACACCTACCACATCAACTCCATCTCCATCAACAGTGACCATGAGACGTATCTATCCGCAGACGACCTGCGCATCAATCTCTGGCACCAGGAGATCACAGACCGCAGCTTCA ACATTGTGGATATAAAGCCAGCCAACATGGAGGAGCTGACAGAGGTGATTACAGCAGCTGAGTTCCATCCACACCAGTGCAATACCTTTGTCTACAGCAGCAGCAAGGGCACCATCCGCCTCTGTGACATGAGGGCATCTGCACTATGTGACACGCACTCCAAAT TGTTCGAAGAGCCGGAGGACCCCAGTAACCGCTCCTTCTTCTCTGAGATAATCTCTTCCATCTCAGACGTCAAGTTCAGCCACAACGGGCGCTACATGATGACACGGGACTACCTGTCTGTCAAGATTTGGGACCTGAACATGGAGAGCAGGCCCGTGGAGACGTACCAG GTTCACGAGTACCTCAGGAGTAAGCTGTGCTCGCTCTATGAAAACGACTGCATTTTCGACAAGTTTGAGTGCTGCTGGAACGGAAATGACAG TGTGGTGATGACGGGCTCATACCACAACTTCTTCCGGATGTTTGACCGGGGCCAGAGGCGGGACGTGACCCTGGAGGCGTCCCGGGAGGGCAGTAAGCCACAGCAGGTCCTGAAGCCCCGCAAGGTGTGTGCCGACGGGAAGCGGAAGAAGGATGAGATCAGTGTAGACAGCCTGGACTTCAACAAGAAAATCCTCCACACTGCCTGGCACCCTCAGGACAATGTCATTGCTGTGGCAACCACCAACAACCTCTACATATTCCAGGACAAAGTGAACTAA
- the LOC124048881 gene encoding BCL2/adenovirus E1B 19 kDa protein-interacting protein 3-like has protein sequence MRARTNVWRECACSIDSHMQATLHRVTMSEAAAVAENNGDAGLNGSWVELEMNRAAATAAAGLSQSTSTVGQALGLLPLPQVVVEEVVEGIVGGLEHVPSSSSIHNGDMEKILLDAQHESSRSNSSCDSPPRPPSPQEDDHDGQIIFDVDVSSRIDGQSEKDTLERDMDILMKDSDWVADWSSRPENIPPKEFHFRHPRHSDTLSMRKTGAMKKGGVFSAEFLKVFIPSLLLSHILVLGLGVYIGKRLCTPPTSSF, from the exons ATGCGCGCACGTACGAATGTTTGGAGGGAGTGTGCGTGTTCGATTGACAGTCATATGCAAGCCACCCTGCACAGAGTCACGATGTCTGAAGCTGCTGCTGTAGCTGAGAACAACGGAGACGCTGGACTAAATG GGTCCTGGGTGGAGTTGGAGATGAACAGAGCTGCGGCCACAGCTGCGGCGGGGTTGTCCCAGTCTACCTCCACCGTTGGCCAGGCTCTGGGTCTGCTCCCCCTGCCtcaggtggtggtggaggaggtggtggagggcaTTGTGGGGGGCCTAGAGCATGTGCCTTCCTCATCCTCCATCCATAACGGAGACATGGAAAAGATTCTACTGGATGCTCAGCATGAGTCTAGCCGCAGCAACTCTTCCTGTGACAG TCCTCCCCGGCCTCCTAGTCCCCAGGAGGATGATCATGATGGACAGATCATCTTTGATGTGGACGTGAGCAGCAGAATAGATGGCCAA TCAGAGAAAGATACCCTGGAGAGGGACATGGATATCCTGATGAAGGACTCCGACTGGGTAGCAGACTGGTCAAGTCGGCCTGAGAACATTCCTCCTAA GGAGTTCCATTTCCGCCACCCCCGGCATTCAGATACACTCAGCATGAGAAAGACCGGGGCGATGAAGAAAGGAGGTGTCTTCTCTGCAGAGTTCCTCAAAGTGTTCATCCCCTCACTGCTACTATCACACATCCTGGTCCTGGGACTGGG ggtGTACATTGGGAAGAGGTTGTGCACGCCCCCTACGAGTTCTTTCTGA